A part of Nitrospinota bacterium genomic DNA contains:
- a CDS encoding type II secretion system protein M, with translation MKDSLLHYWKRFSRREKFLCAAAAGVLLLYASYALVLENSVRDALNKDARLARLNAEYQSIRAGSRRLEELKGSLAGLGLELEKKREEGRLLAEGLQSRRPAETLLHELRQAAGAIPLQLVGMDIKTGVISKSREFAVERATGAAPGEPLHVGAMRTVKVDYTVSKIVLSYRSTYHGAVNYFLKVMDLPYAISVNTVEMERSNMAGIAVGGPKRHIAGGGVSEGELPLNTKLGIEIFYR, from the coding sequence ATGAAAGATTCCCTGCTCCATTATTGGAAACGGTTTTCGCGGCGTGAAAAATTCCTCTGCGCCGCCGCGGCGGGCGTTTTGCTGCTGTATGCCAGCTATGCGCTCGTGCTGGAAAACTCCGTGCGGGATGCACTGAATAAGGATGCCCGTCTCGCGCGGCTCAACGCCGAATACCAGAGCATACGGGCCGGCAGCCGGCGGCTTGAAGAGCTTAAGGGGAGCTTGGCCGGCCTCGGTTTGGAACTGGAGAAAAAGCGGGAGGAGGGGCGGCTGCTTGCCGAAGGCTTACAATCACGCCGCCCCGCTGAAACCTTGTTGCACGAGCTGCGTCAAGCGGCCGGCGCAATCCCCCTGCAACTGGTGGGGATGGACATAAAGACCGGGGTGATTTCCAAAAGCAGGGAATTCGCCGTGGAACGCGCAACGGGGGCCGCGCCGGGGGAGCCTCTCCATGTCGGCGCAATGCGGACCGTCAAGGTGGATTACACGGTAAGCAAGATTGTCCTCTCCTATCGATCCACCTACCATGGCGCCGTTAACTATTTTCTGAAAGTAATGGATTTACCCTATGCCATTTCGGTGAATACCGTGGAGATGGAGCGGAGCAATATGGCCGGAATAGCCGTTGGCGGCCCGAAACGGCATATCGCCGGGGGCGGCGTTTCGGAAGGGGAATTGCCGCTGAATACCAAATTGGGGATTGAGATTTTCTACCGGTAA
- the pilM gene encoding pilus assembly protein PilM, which translates to MNNNPHLLYGIQGLAARFNFPLVNSHTGIVIGSGRLCLIDLKRGGGGFYLNVLADVPLEGQNPFSPDVSRLLTRLARENSLHGRTAAILAAGRGLRVRILEMPRMEQGELVASLRFTEAEALPYPMETAALDGCILPGGAEGRMPVLMAALECAEADRHHQMLSRSPFRPIALTVVPAALDALLEHSRIIDTSVPVSFISISGAHIGVYIFEGGGIRFTRDIGFGGDGFTDALTGAYEAEGGGIAVSREEAETLVAFFGIPRGDSLGAHGPRGISGETVLARLQPALDKMVTELGRSLDYYRNEYQHSSVPPAYLIGSAVRIKNLAEYLTDALGCRFSVYNPFGDFIAAEGPGLAAARDNGAACAVAVGVALDQGRRINLLPEKKRWSPRNWLRARLPAAAAACYCLLVLGAGLAGTAYRKSLDAQIAEVEGKIAVLKRAHDAGAVIEAKMADIRGEIGAIDARKAAYPELEGRGIGWKELYGEVGRLMPDDMALDRLIFRFGNTKEYAADGVMYGRQALFEGRVRGGAGGQVKTLEQFLEKMRDSAFFTHATLISSREVAADGGNAYLKFTLAADIRREQL; encoded by the coding sequence GCCGCTTGAAGGGCAGAACCCGTTTTCCCCCGATGTCTCGCGGCTGCTGACCCGCCTCGCCCGGGAAAACAGCCTGCATGGGCGGACCGCCGCCATTCTCGCCGCTGGCCGCGGCTTGCGGGTGCGGATTCTGGAGATGCCCCGCATGGAACAGGGCGAACTGGTGGCATCACTTCGTTTTACCGAGGCCGAGGCGTTACCGTATCCGATGGAGACCGCGGCGCTGGACGGCTGCATTCTGCCGGGTGGCGCGGAAGGCCGGATGCCGGTGCTGATGGCGGCGCTGGAGTGCGCCGAGGCGGACCGCCACCATCAGATGCTCTCCCGTTCGCCGTTTCGGCCAATCGCCCTCACGGTGGTTCCGGCGGCGCTCGATGCGCTGCTGGAGCACTCCCGTATTATCGATACGAGCGTCCCGGTTTCTTTCATCAGTATATCGGGGGCGCATATCGGGGTTTATATTTTTGAAGGAGGCGGCATACGGTTTACCCGCGATATCGGTTTTGGCGGCGATGGTTTTACCGATGCGCTGACGGGGGCGTATGAGGCGGAAGGGGGGGGAATCGCCGTTTCCCGCGAAGAGGCGGAAACGCTTGTCGCGTTCTTCGGGATACCACGCGGTGATAGTCTCGGCGCACACGGACCCAGGGGGATTTCGGGAGAAACGGTTTTAGCCCGTTTGCAGCCGGCGCTGGATAAGATGGTGACGGAGTTGGGCCGGTCGCTCGACTATTACCGCAATGAATACCAGCATTCCTCCGTGCCGCCGGCCTACCTCATCGGCTCCGCCGTCCGGATAAAGAACCTTGCCGAATATCTTACCGATGCGCTTGGCTGCCGGTTCTCGGTCTACAACCCGTTCGGCGATTTTATCGCGGCGGAGGGGCCGGGCCTGGCGGCGGCGCGGGATAACGGAGCCGCTTGCGCCGTGGCGGTGGGGGTGGCGCTGGATCAGGGGCGGCGGATCAATCTCCTGCCGGAAAAAAAGCGATGGTCGCCGCGGAATTGGCTGCGTGCGCGGCTTCCGGCGGCGGCGGCGGCGTGTTATTGCCTGCTGGTATTGGGTGCCGGCTTGGCGGGTACCGCATACCGTAAGAGCCTGGATGCGCAAATCGCCGAGGTGGAGGGGAAAATTGCCGTTCTCAAGCGGGCGCATGACGCCGGCGCCGTCATCGAAGCGAAAATGGCCGACATCCGCGGGGAGATCGGGGCAATTGACGCCCGCAAGGCGGCATACCCGGAACTGGAAGGGCGCGGCATCGGCTGGAAGGAACTGTATGGGGAAGTGGGGAGGCTGATGCCGGACGATATGGCGCTGGATCGCCTCATTTTCCGCTTTGGCAACACGAAGGAGTATGCGGCCGATGGCGTCATGTATGGCAGGCAAGCGTTGTTTGAAGGGCGCGTCCGGGGCGGGGCGGGCGGGCAAGTGAAAACCCTGGAGCAGTTTTTGGAAAAAATGCGGGACTCCGCGTTTTTTACCCACGCCACACTCATAAGCTCCCGCGAGGTGGCGGCGGATGGCGGCAACGCCTATCTGAAGTTCACGCTGGCGGCGGACATCCGGCGGGAACAGCTATGA